The Henckelia pumila isolate YLH828 chromosome 2, ASM3356847v2, whole genome shotgun sequence genome includes a window with the following:
- the LOC140881633 gene encoding uncharacterized protein isoform X1, which produces MDVESSSLCNCVVNFLLEENYLLSAFELLHELLDDGRHDQAIRLKQFFSDPSRFPPDQISRLNSLRVADPQSLLEEKESLEEKLAVSDYELRLAQEDMLKLKAELQRKFDSNLIESSNPNGSTSENNGSTVQPKKDVSFSELGPLKDNERLDINCAVKEYLLLAGYRLTAMTFYEEVTDQNLDQWQNSPACIPDALRHYYYQYLSSGAEAAEEKITMLRENESFHKENDRLKKDKQSLLKSKDMSDTQVAMLTKSLETLQKDIKDRENLVQDLKKTLESQRTELNDCRAEITSLKMHIEGAQSGKLMLASDKALSPSLSFTRPDKEKEILQNEIEMSKANNLMNMDSMESVKPEKVSDGAAHNVEDPLWVNDNIGPIVGQLADLDSENAQLLTANDSDAANIKSEKLLQELLSSSGGNEQIEKQENSIGDNGKSALETEGRITNSDNLEPKLNAEKMGLETIQILSNSLPKIVPYVLINHREELLPLIMCAIERHPKSDTRDSLTHTLFNLIKRPDEQQRRIIMSACVTLAKNVGELRTETELLPQCWEQINHMYEERRLLVAQSCGELAEFVRPEIRDSLILSIVQQLIEDSATVVREAAAHNLALLLPLFPNTDKYFKVEEMMFQLICDSSGIVVETTMKELVPALIQWGNMLDHILRVLLSHILGSAQRCPPLSGVEGSVESHLHVLGERERWNVDVLLRLLAELLPYVHQKAFDTCPFSSVLDSAGKSITPSLLELYAGETAEWPAFEWLHTECFPNLIQLSSLLPQKEDNIRNRITRFLLAVAGKFGDFYLTCIMLPVFLVAIGDIGDLKYFPFTVRSKIKGLMPQTAMGQRIATMCVLPLLLAGVLGHPSKRDHLTEYLRNLLIQSSGQDGQPAKQDIANSVRFICTFEDHHSMILKILWEMVVSSDVNLKISAANLLKVLVPHIDSKVASAQVLPALVTLGSDQNLNVKYASIDAFGAVAQHFKNDTIVDKIRIQMDAFLEDGSHEATIAVVRALVVSVPHTTDRLRDYLLSKIFQFTLSPPPSSDITRRQERANAFCESIRALDATDLPSSSVRDFLLPAIQNLLKDTDALDPAHKEALEIILKERSGGTFDALSKVMGAHLGLPSSVTSFFGESGLLGKKEVGETLAPPPDPTESHPKPVTQPPPPVEDTRFRRIMRGGFSDMLRGRNKSSEDIQQSQ; this is translated from the exons ATGGACGTGGAGAGCTCGTCGCTGTGCAATTGCGTGGTGAATTTCTTGCTGGAAGAGAACTACCTCCTCTCGGCGTTCGAGCTCCTCCACGAGCTCCTCGACGATGGCCGCCACGACCAGGCGATTCGCCTCAAGCAATTCTTTTCCGATCCATCTCGTTTTCCTCCCGATCAGATCTCCCGTCTGAACTCCCTACGAG TTGCAGACCCCCAGAGTTTACTTGAAGAAAAGGAATCACTAGAAGAAAAATTGGCAGTCAGTGATTATGAGCTTCGTCTAGCTCAAGAAGATATGCTTAAGCTGAAGGCTGAGTTGCAGAGGAAATTTGACTCCAACTTGATTGAATCAAGCA ATCCAAATGGCAGTACTTCTGAAAATAACGGATCTACTGTTCAGCCAAAAAAGGACGTGTCTTTCTCGGAGTTGGGGCCCCTCAAGGATAATGAGCGCTTGGATATTAACTGTGCAGTGAAAGAATATTTACTTTTAGCGGGTTATCGCTTGACTGCGATGACATTTTATGAGGAG GTCACTGACCAGAATCTGGATCAATGGCAAAACTCACCTGCGTGCATTCCAGATGCCCTACGACATTATTACTACCAATATCTTTCTTCTGGCGCTGAGGCTGCTGAG GAGAAAATAACTATGCTCCGAGAAAACGAGTCTTTTCATAAAGAAAATGACAGACTGAAAAAGGATAAGCAATCTTTGCTAAAAAGCAAGGATATGTCTGATACACAAGTAGCAATGTTGACAAAATCATTGGAGACACTGCAGAAAGATATCAAAGACAGAGAAAACTTG GTTCAAGATTTGAAGAAGACTTTGGAAAGCCAAAGAACAGAACTAAATGATTGTAGAGCTGAAATAACTTCCCTGAAAATGCATATTGAAGGAGCTCAATCCGGAAAGTTGATGTTGGCATCTGATAAAGCACTCTCGCCATCTCTATCCTTCACAAGGCCTgataaagaaaaagaaatactTCAGAATGAAATAGAGATGTCAAAGGCTAACAATTTGATGAATATGGATTCCATGGAATCAGTCAAGCCAGAAAAAGTGAGCGATGGGGCAGCTCATAATGTTGAGGATCCCCTATGGGTAAACGATAATATAGGTCCTATAGTTGGTCAATTAGCAGATTTAGACAGTGAAAATGCTCAACTATTGACAGCAAATGATTCTGATGCTGCAAACATCAAATCTGAGAAATTGCTACAAGAGTTGCTAAGTTCTTCTGGTGGTAATGAACAAATTGAGAAACAAGAAAATTCTATAGGGGACAATGGAAAATCTGCCTTAGAGACCGAGGGTCGAATTACAAATTCAGACAACCTTGAACCTAAATTAAATGCTGAAAAAATG GGTTTGGAAACCATTCAGATACTTTCAAATTCATTGCCTAAAATCGTGCCTTATGTTCTGATCAACCATCGAGAG GAGCTACTTCCTTTGATTATGTGCGCAATTGAGCGTCATCCCAAGAGTGATACACGAGATTCCTTGACCCACACATTATTCAATCTAATAAAGCGTCCAGATGAGCAGCAAAGACGAATTATAATGAGT GCGTGTGTTACTCTTGCCAAAAATGTTGGAGAGTTGAGAACAGAAACAGAACTGCTACCCCAGTGTTGGGAACAA ATTAATCACATGTATGAGGAGCGTAGGTTGCTTGTTGCCCAATCATGCGGGGAGCTTGCAGAATTTGTGCGGCCAGAGATCCGCGATTCCCTCATCTTGTCCATTGTGCAACAGCTTATTGAGGATTCTGCTACAGTTGTCAGGGAGGCTGCTGCTCATAATCTGGCTTTATTGCTGCCGCTCTTCCCAAATACAGATAAATATTTCAAG GTTGAGGAGATGATGTTTCAATTAATTTGCGATTCATCTGGTATAGTTGTTGAAACTACGATGAAGGAATTGGTTCCTGCTCTTATACAGTGGGGTAATATGTTGGATCATATCCTAAGAGTTTTGCTCTCTCACATTTTGGGTTCTGCTCAG CGTTGTCCGCCTCTATCAGGGGTTGAAGGTTCCGTTGAGTCACATCTTCATGTTTTAGGTGAAAGGGAACGTTGGAATGTCGATGTTCTGTTGCGGCTGCTAGCTGAACTGCTCCCGTATGTTCATCAGAAAGCTTTCGATACTTGCCcattttcttcagttttagATTCTGCGGGAAAGTCCATCACTCCTTCTTTGCTCGAGCTTTATGCTGG GGAAACTGCTGAATGGCCCGCATTTGAGTGGCTTCATACTGAGTGCTTTCCCAATTTGATTCAGTTGTCTTCTCTATTGCCTCAGAAGGAAGATAATATAAGAAATCGAATCACAAGG TTTCTTCTAGCAGTTGCTGGGAAATTTGGGGACTTTTATCTGACATGCATAATGCTGCCGGTGTTCTTGGTAGCCATAGGTGATATCGGTGATTTAAAATACTTCCCTTTTACAGTGCGGTCAAAAATTAAAG GTTTGATGCCTCAAACTGCAATGGGTCAGAGAATTGCCACAATGTGTGTCCTACCGCTTCTTCTTGCAGGCGTACTAGGGCACCCGAGCAAGCGTGACCACTTGACTGAGTACTTGAGGAATTTGTTGATTCAAAGTAGCGGACAGGATGGTCAACCAGCAAAGCAAGATATTGCCAATTCTGTCCGCTTTATCTG TACCTTTGAAGACCACCACAGTATGATATTAAAAATCCTATGGGAAATGGTTGTGAGTTCTGatgtaaatttaaaaataagtgcTGCAAACCTTTTGAAAGTCCTT GTGCCGCATATCGACTCTAAGGTTGCCTCCGCTCAAGTTTTACCTGCACTTGTGACTCTTGGTTCTGACCAAAACCTGAATGTGAAGTATGCGAGCATAGATGCTTTTGGAGCTGTGGCACAACATTTTAAGAATGACACA ATTGTTGACAAGATACGCATACAGATGGATGCATTTCTGGAAGACGGATCACATGAAGCCACCATTGCTGTGGTTCGTGCATTGGTGGTCTCTGTACCTCATACTACTGACAGGCTTCGAGATTAT CTCCTCTCCAAGATTTTTCAATTCACTTTATCGCCGCCCCCTTCTAGTGATATAACACGTCGACAGGAAAGAGCTAATGCCTTTTGTGAATCAATTCGTGCTCTTGATGCAACAG ACCTCCCGTCTTCTAGCGTTCGCGATTTCCTCCTTCCGGcaattcaaaatttattaaaaGACACGGATGCTCTTGATCCAGCACACAAGGAAGCTCTAGAAATCATACTAAAAGAAAGGTCGGGTGGAACATTCGATGCTCTGAGTAAGGTGATGGGTGCTCATCTCGGATTACCATCCTCCGTCACCAGTTTTTTCGGTGAAAGTGGGCTCCTCGGGAAAAAGGAAGTCGGTGAAACCTTAGCTCCCCCACCAGATCCTACGGAGTCCCATCCAAAACCCGTCACACAACCACCACCCCCAGTCGAGGACACGAGATTCAGGCGTATTATGAGGGGCGGTTTTTCAGATATGCTCCGGGGCAGGAATAAGAGCAGCGAGGATATTCAGCAAAGCCAGTGA
- the LOC140881633 gene encoding uncharacterized protein isoform X2, protein MDVESSSLCNCVVNFLLEENYLLSAFELLHELLDDGRHDQAIRLKQFFSDPSRFPPDQISRLNSLRDPQSLLEEKESLEEKLAVSDYELRLAQEDMLKLKAELQRKFDSNLIESSNPNGSTSENNGSTVQPKKDVSFSELGPLKDNERLDINCAVKEYLLLAGYRLTAMTFYEEVTDQNLDQWQNSPACIPDALRHYYYQYLSSGAEAAEEKITMLRENESFHKENDRLKKDKQSLLKSKDMSDTQVAMLTKSLETLQKDIKDRENLVQDLKKTLESQRTELNDCRAEITSLKMHIEGAQSGKLMLASDKALSPSLSFTRPDKEKEILQNEIEMSKANNLMNMDSMESVKPEKVSDGAAHNVEDPLWVNDNIGPIVGQLADLDSENAQLLTANDSDAANIKSEKLLQELLSSSGGNEQIEKQENSIGDNGKSALETEGRITNSDNLEPKLNAEKMGLETIQILSNSLPKIVPYVLINHREELLPLIMCAIERHPKSDTRDSLTHTLFNLIKRPDEQQRRIIMSACVTLAKNVGELRTETELLPQCWEQINHMYEERRLLVAQSCGELAEFVRPEIRDSLILSIVQQLIEDSATVVREAAAHNLALLLPLFPNTDKYFKVEEMMFQLICDSSGIVVETTMKELVPALIQWGNMLDHILRVLLSHILGSAQRCPPLSGVEGSVESHLHVLGERERWNVDVLLRLLAELLPYVHQKAFDTCPFSSVLDSAGKSITPSLLELYAGETAEWPAFEWLHTECFPNLIQLSSLLPQKEDNIRNRITRFLLAVAGKFGDFYLTCIMLPVFLVAIGDIGDLKYFPFTVRSKIKGLMPQTAMGQRIATMCVLPLLLAGVLGHPSKRDHLTEYLRNLLIQSSGQDGQPAKQDIANSVRFICTFEDHHSMILKILWEMVVSSDVNLKISAANLLKVLVPHIDSKVASAQVLPALVTLGSDQNLNVKYASIDAFGAVAQHFKNDTIVDKIRIQMDAFLEDGSHEATIAVVRALVVSVPHTTDRLRDYLLSKIFQFTLSPPPSSDITRRQERANAFCESIRALDATDLPSSSVRDFLLPAIQNLLKDTDALDPAHKEALEIILKERSGGTFDALSKVMGAHLGLPSSVTSFFGESGLLGKKEVGETLAPPPDPTESHPKPVTQPPPPVEDTRFRRIMRGGFSDMLRGRNKSSEDIQQSQ, encoded by the exons ATGGACGTGGAGAGCTCGTCGCTGTGCAATTGCGTGGTGAATTTCTTGCTGGAAGAGAACTACCTCCTCTCGGCGTTCGAGCTCCTCCACGAGCTCCTCGACGATGGCCGCCACGACCAGGCGATTCGCCTCAAGCAATTCTTTTCCGATCCATCTCGTTTTCCTCCCGATCAGATCTCCCGTCTGAACTCCCTACGAG ACCCCCAGAGTTTACTTGAAGAAAAGGAATCACTAGAAGAAAAATTGGCAGTCAGTGATTATGAGCTTCGTCTAGCTCAAGAAGATATGCTTAAGCTGAAGGCTGAGTTGCAGAGGAAATTTGACTCCAACTTGATTGAATCAAGCA ATCCAAATGGCAGTACTTCTGAAAATAACGGATCTACTGTTCAGCCAAAAAAGGACGTGTCTTTCTCGGAGTTGGGGCCCCTCAAGGATAATGAGCGCTTGGATATTAACTGTGCAGTGAAAGAATATTTACTTTTAGCGGGTTATCGCTTGACTGCGATGACATTTTATGAGGAG GTCACTGACCAGAATCTGGATCAATGGCAAAACTCACCTGCGTGCATTCCAGATGCCCTACGACATTATTACTACCAATATCTTTCTTCTGGCGCTGAGGCTGCTGAG GAGAAAATAACTATGCTCCGAGAAAACGAGTCTTTTCATAAAGAAAATGACAGACTGAAAAAGGATAAGCAATCTTTGCTAAAAAGCAAGGATATGTCTGATACACAAGTAGCAATGTTGACAAAATCATTGGAGACACTGCAGAAAGATATCAAAGACAGAGAAAACTTG GTTCAAGATTTGAAGAAGACTTTGGAAAGCCAAAGAACAGAACTAAATGATTGTAGAGCTGAAATAACTTCCCTGAAAATGCATATTGAAGGAGCTCAATCCGGAAAGTTGATGTTGGCATCTGATAAAGCACTCTCGCCATCTCTATCCTTCACAAGGCCTgataaagaaaaagaaatactTCAGAATGAAATAGAGATGTCAAAGGCTAACAATTTGATGAATATGGATTCCATGGAATCAGTCAAGCCAGAAAAAGTGAGCGATGGGGCAGCTCATAATGTTGAGGATCCCCTATGGGTAAACGATAATATAGGTCCTATAGTTGGTCAATTAGCAGATTTAGACAGTGAAAATGCTCAACTATTGACAGCAAATGATTCTGATGCTGCAAACATCAAATCTGAGAAATTGCTACAAGAGTTGCTAAGTTCTTCTGGTGGTAATGAACAAATTGAGAAACAAGAAAATTCTATAGGGGACAATGGAAAATCTGCCTTAGAGACCGAGGGTCGAATTACAAATTCAGACAACCTTGAACCTAAATTAAATGCTGAAAAAATG GGTTTGGAAACCATTCAGATACTTTCAAATTCATTGCCTAAAATCGTGCCTTATGTTCTGATCAACCATCGAGAG GAGCTACTTCCTTTGATTATGTGCGCAATTGAGCGTCATCCCAAGAGTGATACACGAGATTCCTTGACCCACACATTATTCAATCTAATAAAGCGTCCAGATGAGCAGCAAAGACGAATTATAATGAGT GCGTGTGTTACTCTTGCCAAAAATGTTGGAGAGTTGAGAACAGAAACAGAACTGCTACCCCAGTGTTGGGAACAA ATTAATCACATGTATGAGGAGCGTAGGTTGCTTGTTGCCCAATCATGCGGGGAGCTTGCAGAATTTGTGCGGCCAGAGATCCGCGATTCCCTCATCTTGTCCATTGTGCAACAGCTTATTGAGGATTCTGCTACAGTTGTCAGGGAGGCTGCTGCTCATAATCTGGCTTTATTGCTGCCGCTCTTCCCAAATACAGATAAATATTTCAAG GTTGAGGAGATGATGTTTCAATTAATTTGCGATTCATCTGGTATAGTTGTTGAAACTACGATGAAGGAATTGGTTCCTGCTCTTATACAGTGGGGTAATATGTTGGATCATATCCTAAGAGTTTTGCTCTCTCACATTTTGGGTTCTGCTCAG CGTTGTCCGCCTCTATCAGGGGTTGAAGGTTCCGTTGAGTCACATCTTCATGTTTTAGGTGAAAGGGAACGTTGGAATGTCGATGTTCTGTTGCGGCTGCTAGCTGAACTGCTCCCGTATGTTCATCAGAAAGCTTTCGATACTTGCCcattttcttcagttttagATTCTGCGGGAAAGTCCATCACTCCTTCTTTGCTCGAGCTTTATGCTGG GGAAACTGCTGAATGGCCCGCATTTGAGTGGCTTCATACTGAGTGCTTTCCCAATTTGATTCAGTTGTCTTCTCTATTGCCTCAGAAGGAAGATAATATAAGAAATCGAATCACAAGG TTTCTTCTAGCAGTTGCTGGGAAATTTGGGGACTTTTATCTGACATGCATAATGCTGCCGGTGTTCTTGGTAGCCATAGGTGATATCGGTGATTTAAAATACTTCCCTTTTACAGTGCGGTCAAAAATTAAAG GTTTGATGCCTCAAACTGCAATGGGTCAGAGAATTGCCACAATGTGTGTCCTACCGCTTCTTCTTGCAGGCGTACTAGGGCACCCGAGCAAGCGTGACCACTTGACTGAGTACTTGAGGAATTTGTTGATTCAAAGTAGCGGACAGGATGGTCAACCAGCAAAGCAAGATATTGCCAATTCTGTCCGCTTTATCTG TACCTTTGAAGACCACCACAGTATGATATTAAAAATCCTATGGGAAATGGTTGTGAGTTCTGatgtaaatttaaaaataagtgcTGCAAACCTTTTGAAAGTCCTT GTGCCGCATATCGACTCTAAGGTTGCCTCCGCTCAAGTTTTACCTGCACTTGTGACTCTTGGTTCTGACCAAAACCTGAATGTGAAGTATGCGAGCATAGATGCTTTTGGAGCTGTGGCACAACATTTTAAGAATGACACA ATTGTTGACAAGATACGCATACAGATGGATGCATTTCTGGAAGACGGATCACATGAAGCCACCATTGCTGTGGTTCGTGCATTGGTGGTCTCTGTACCTCATACTACTGACAGGCTTCGAGATTAT CTCCTCTCCAAGATTTTTCAATTCACTTTATCGCCGCCCCCTTCTAGTGATATAACACGTCGACAGGAAAGAGCTAATGCCTTTTGTGAATCAATTCGTGCTCTTGATGCAACAG ACCTCCCGTCTTCTAGCGTTCGCGATTTCCTCCTTCCGGcaattcaaaatttattaaaaGACACGGATGCTCTTGATCCAGCACACAAGGAAGCTCTAGAAATCATACTAAAAGAAAGGTCGGGTGGAACATTCGATGCTCTGAGTAAGGTGATGGGTGCTCATCTCGGATTACCATCCTCCGTCACCAGTTTTTTCGGTGAAAGTGGGCTCCTCGGGAAAAAGGAAGTCGGTGAAACCTTAGCTCCCCCACCAGATCCTACGGAGTCCCATCCAAAACCCGTCACACAACCACCACCCCCAGTCGAGGACACGAGATTCAGGCGTATTATGAGGGGCGGTTTTTCAGATATGCTCCGGGGCAGGAATAAGAGCAGCGAGGATATTCAGCAAAGCCAGTGA
- the LOC140881633 gene encoding uncharacterized protein isoform X3 has protein sequence MTFYEEVTDQNLDQWQNSPACIPDALRHYYYQYLSSGAEAAEEKITMLRENESFHKENDRLKKDKQSLLKSKDMSDTQVAMLTKSLETLQKDIKDRENLVQDLKKTLESQRTELNDCRAEITSLKMHIEGAQSGKLMLASDKALSPSLSFTRPDKEKEILQNEIEMSKANNLMNMDSMESVKPEKVSDGAAHNVEDPLWVNDNIGPIVGQLADLDSENAQLLTANDSDAANIKSEKLLQELLSSSGGNEQIEKQENSIGDNGKSALETEGRITNSDNLEPKLNAEKMGLETIQILSNSLPKIVPYVLINHREELLPLIMCAIERHPKSDTRDSLTHTLFNLIKRPDEQQRRIIMSACVTLAKNVGELRTETELLPQCWEQINHMYEERRLLVAQSCGELAEFVRPEIRDSLILSIVQQLIEDSATVVREAAAHNLALLLPLFPNTDKYFKVEEMMFQLICDSSGIVVETTMKELVPALIQWGNMLDHILRVLLSHILGSAQRCPPLSGVEGSVESHLHVLGERERWNVDVLLRLLAELLPYVHQKAFDTCPFSSVLDSAGKSITPSLLELYAGETAEWPAFEWLHTECFPNLIQLSSLLPQKEDNIRNRITRFLLAVAGKFGDFYLTCIMLPVFLVAIGDIGDLKYFPFTVRSKIKGLMPQTAMGQRIATMCVLPLLLAGVLGHPSKRDHLTEYLRNLLIQSSGQDGQPAKQDIANSVRFICTFEDHHSMILKILWEMVVSSDVNLKISAANLLKVLVPHIDSKVASAQVLPALVTLGSDQNLNVKYASIDAFGAVAQHFKNDTIVDKIRIQMDAFLEDGSHEATIAVVRALVVSVPHTTDRLRDYLLSKIFQFTLSPPPSSDITRRQERANAFCESIRALDATDLPSSSVRDFLLPAIQNLLKDTDALDPAHKEALEIILKERSGGTFDALSKVMGAHLGLPSSVTSFFGESGLLGKKEVGETLAPPPDPTESHPKPVTQPPPPVEDTRFRRIMRGGFSDMLRGRNKSSEDIQQSQ, from the exons ATGACATTTTATGAGGAG GTCACTGACCAGAATCTGGATCAATGGCAAAACTCACCTGCGTGCATTCCAGATGCCCTACGACATTATTACTACCAATATCTTTCTTCTGGCGCTGAGGCTGCTGAG GAGAAAATAACTATGCTCCGAGAAAACGAGTCTTTTCATAAAGAAAATGACAGACTGAAAAAGGATAAGCAATCTTTGCTAAAAAGCAAGGATATGTCTGATACACAAGTAGCAATGTTGACAAAATCATTGGAGACACTGCAGAAAGATATCAAAGACAGAGAAAACTTG GTTCAAGATTTGAAGAAGACTTTGGAAAGCCAAAGAACAGAACTAAATGATTGTAGAGCTGAAATAACTTCCCTGAAAATGCATATTGAAGGAGCTCAATCCGGAAAGTTGATGTTGGCATCTGATAAAGCACTCTCGCCATCTCTATCCTTCACAAGGCCTgataaagaaaaagaaatactTCAGAATGAAATAGAGATGTCAAAGGCTAACAATTTGATGAATATGGATTCCATGGAATCAGTCAAGCCAGAAAAAGTGAGCGATGGGGCAGCTCATAATGTTGAGGATCCCCTATGGGTAAACGATAATATAGGTCCTATAGTTGGTCAATTAGCAGATTTAGACAGTGAAAATGCTCAACTATTGACAGCAAATGATTCTGATGCTGCAAACATCAAATCTGAGAAATTGCTACAAGAGTTGCTAAGTTCTTCTGGTGGTAATGAACAAATTGAGAAACAAGAAAATTCTATAGGGGACAATGGAAAATCTGCCTTAGAGACCGAGGGTCGAATTACAAATTCAGACAACCTTGAACCTAAATTAAATGCTGAAAAAATG GGTTTGGAAACCATTCAGATACTTTCAAATTCATTGCCTAAAATCGTGCCTTATGTTCTGATCAACCATCGAGAG GAGCTACTTCCTTTGATTATGTGCGCAATTGAGCGTCATCCCAAGAGTGATACACGAGATTCCTTGACCCACACATTATTCAATCTAATAAAGCGTCCAGATGAGCAGCAAAGACGAATTATAATGAGT GCGTGTGTTACTCTTGCCAAAAATGTTGGAGAGTTGAGAACAGAAACAGAACTGCTACCCCAGTGTTGGGAACAA ATTAATCACATGTATGAGGAGCGTAGGTTGCTTGTTGCCCAATCATGCGGGGAGCTTGCAGAATTTGTGCGGCCAGAGATCCGCGATTCCCTCATCTTGTCCATTGTGCAACAGCTTATTGAGGATTCTGCTACAGTTGTCAGGGAGGCTGCTGCTCATAATCTGGCTTTATTGCTGCCGCTCTTCCCAAATACAGATAAATATTTCAAG GTTGAGGAGATGATGTTTCAATTAATTTGCGATTCATCTGGTATAGTTGTTGAAACTACGATGAAGGAATTGGTTCCTGCTCTTATACAGTGGGGTAATATGTTGGATCATATCCTAAGAGTTTTGCTCTCTCACATTTTGGGTTCTGCTCAG CGTTGTCCGCCTCTATCAGGGGTTGAAGGTTCCGTTGAGTCACATCTTCATGTTTTAGGTGAAAGGGAACGTTGGAATGTCGATGTTCTGTTGCGGCTGCTAGCTGAACTGCTCCCGTATGTTCATCAGAAAGCTTTCGATACTTGCCcattttcttcagttttagATTCTGCGGGAAAGTCCATCACTCCTTCTTTGCTCGAGCTTTATGCTGG GGAAACTGCTGAATGGCCCGCATTTGAGTGGCTTCATACTGAGTGCTTTCCCAATTTGATTCAGTTGTCTTCTCTATTGCCTCAGAAGGAAGATAATATAAGAAATCGAATCACAAGG TTTCTTCTAGCAGTTGCTGGGAAATTTGGGGACTTTTATCTGACATGCATAATGCTGCCGGTGTTCTTGGTAGCCATAGGTGATATCGGTGATTTAAAATACTTCCCTTTTACAGTGCGGTCAAAAATTAAAG GTTTGATGCCTCAAACTGCAATGGGTCAGAGAATTGCCACAATGTGTGTCCTACCGCTTCTTCTTGCAGGCGTACTAGGGCACCCGAGCAAGCGTGACCACTTGACTGAGTACTTGAGGAATTTGTTGATTCAAAGTAGCGGACAGGATGGTCAACCAGCAAAGCAAGATATTGCCAATTCTGTCCGCTTTATCTG TACCTTTGAAGACCACCACAGTATGATATTAAAAATCCTATGGGAAATGGTTGTGAGTTCTGatgtaaatttaaaaataagtgcTGCAAACCTTTTGAAAGTCCTT GTGCCGCATATCGACTCTAAGGTTGCCTCCGCTCAAGTTTTACCTGCACTTGTGACTCTTGGTTCTGACCAAAACCTGAATGTGAAGTATGCGAGCATAGATGCTTTTGGAGCTGTGGCACAACATTTTAAGAATGACACA ATTGTTGACAAGATACGCATACAGATGGATGCATTTCTGGAAGACGGATCACATGAAGCCACCATTGCTGTGGTTCGTGCATTGGTGGTCTCTGTACCTCATACTACTGACAGGCTTCGAGATTAT CTCCTCTCCAAGATTTTTCAATTCACTTTATCGCCGCCCCCTTCTAGTGATATAACACGTCGACAGGAAAGAGCTAATGCCTTTTGTGAATCAATTCGTGCTCTTGATGCAACAG ACCTCCCGTCTTCTAGCGTTCGCGATTTCCTCCTTCCGGcaattcaaaatttattaaaaGACACGGATGCTCTTGATCCAGCACACAAGGAAGCTCTAGAAATCATACTAAAAGAAAGGTCGGGTGGAACATTCGATGCTCTGAGTAAGGTGATGGGTGCTCATCTCGGATTACCATCCTCCGTCACCAGTTTTTTCGGTGAAAGTGGGCTCCTCGGGAAAAAGGAAGTCGGTGAAACCTTAGCTCCCCCACCAGATCCTACGGAGTCCCATCCAAAACCCGTCACACAACCACCACCCCCAGTCGAGGACACGAGATTCAGGCGTATTATGAGGGGCGGTTTTTCAGATATGCTCCGGGGCAGGAATAAGAGCAGCGAGGATATTCAGCAAAGCCAGTGA